One Planctomycetota bacterium DNA window includes the following coding sequences:
- the panB gene encoding 3-methyl-2-oxobutanoate hydroxymethyltransferase, with protein MPETPRRVTVPDLIAAKRRKAPITMVTAYDWPTGRLADEAGIDCVLVGDSVAMVVAGRPSTIPATLGQMIYHGEIVVRAVQRALVVVDLPFPLQHLGPRRAVAACARLLKKTGCQAVKLEGTAGQADVIAAIVSAGIPVMGHVGLRPQAVHQLGGYRVQRDAEPVLADARAAADAGAFAVVLECVPAALAAEVTAALAVPTIGIGAGPHCDGQVLVFHDLVGLSPGRVPRFVRGYADARGAVAVGLAAWRDDVRAGRFPGPDETLA; from the coding sequence ATGCCCGAAACCCCCCGCCGCGTCACGGTTCCCGACCTGATCGCCGCCAAGCGGCGGAAAGCGCCGATCACGATGGTCACCGCCTACGACTGGCCGACCGGCCGGTTGGCCGACGAAGCGGGCATCGACTGTGTGCTCGTCGGCGACAGCGTGGCGATGGTAGTCGCCGGCCGGCCGTCGACGATCCCCGCCACCCTCGGGCAGATGATCTACCACGGCGAGATCGTCGTCCGGGCGGTGCAGCGGGCCCTGGTGGTCGTCGACCTGCCGTTTCCGCTGCAGCACCTCGGTCCGCGCCGGGCGGTCGCAGCCTGCGCCCGATTGCTCAAGAAGACCGGCTGCCAGGCGGTGAAGCTCGAGGGCACCGCGGGGCAGGCCGACGTGATCGCGGCGATCGTTTCGGCCGGGATCCCGGTGATGGGGCACGTCGGGCTGCGTCCCCAGGCGGTCCACCAGCTCGGCGGGTACCGCGTCCAGCGCGATGCCGAGCCGGTGCTGGCCGATGCCCGGGCGGCGGCCGACGCCGGGGCGTTCGCCGTCGTGCTCGAGTGCGTCCCGGCGGCGCTCGCCGCCGAGGTCACCGCGGCGCTCGCCGTCCCCACGATCGGGATCGGCGCCGGCCCCCACTGCGACGGCCAGGTGCTGGTGTTCCATGACCTCGTCGGCCTGTCCCCCGGCCGCGTGCCGCGATTCGTCCGCGGCTATGCCGATGCCCGCGGGGCGGTGGCAGTCGGCCTGGCCGCCTGGCGCGACGACGTCCGTGCCGGTCGGTTTCCGGGACCGGACGAGACGCTCGCCTGA